Proteins from one Sphingobium herbicidovorans genomic window:
- a CDS encoding helix-turn-helix domain-containing protein has product MKSCVRTVEVLEFFMKKGAPARTIEISEALGVPNSSADEILRTLAAVGYLTYNQATKLYAPSYKIVANASSIEDSFFGSGRVHEVMEDMRRETGASVFVTQQNDCWSENVAEVAGGWQARPDAAPVYPAEMVCFERNSWRPGTNFAAAMLAQQSNVDIIQLATRTQRLGVGPKGPTLMKHLVDRIAQTRMRGFSLCRRKGSAVVDSIAMPLRVPHAVASYAIGVVGDPLFENDNDVRRMLSAMQSVVFRYNDSLRRSQTISVQ; this is encoded by the coding sequence GTGAAGTCTTGCGTGCGGACCGTGGAGGTGCTCGAATTCTTCATGAAGAAAGGCGCTCCGGCGCGCACGATCGAGATCAGCGAAGCGTTGGGTGTGCCCAATTCCAGTGCTGACGAGATATTGCGGACACTGGCGGCCGTCGGTTATCTCACCTACAATCAGGCCACCAAGCTTTACGCCCCATCATATAAGATCGTCGCCAATGCCTCGTCGATCGAGGACAGCTTTTTTGGCAGCGGTCGCGTGCATGAGGTCATGGAGGACATGCGCCGGGAAACCGGGGCAAGCGTCTTTGTGACGCAGCAGAATGACTGCTGGTCCGAAAATGTCGCAGAGGTCGCGGGCGGGTGGCAGGCAAGGCCGGACGCCGCCCCTGTCTATCCCGCCGAAATGGTCTGTTTTGAACGCAATAGCTGGCGTCCCGGCACCAACTTCGCTGCGGCGATGCTTGCGCAGCAGTCGAATGTGGACATCATCCAGCTCGCCACGCGGACGCAGAGGCTGGGCGTTGGCCCCAAAGGGCCGACACTGATGAAGCATCTGGTCGATCGGATTGCGCAAACCCGCATGCGCGGATTTTCATTATGTCGCCGCAAGGGATCGGCCGTCGTGGATTCGATCGCCATGCCGTTGCGGGTGCCGCATGCCGTCGCGTCCTACGCGATCGGCGTGGTGGGCGATCCGCTGTTCGAAAATGACAATGATGTGCGTCGGATGCTGTCCGCCATGCAGTCGGTCGTTTTCCGCTACAATGACAGCCTGCGCCGTAGTCAGACGATAAGCGTCCAGTAA
- a CDS encoding alpha/beta fold hydrolase, with protein MRVKSSSPASLSARSSAIAPPVRRSFLNARMPLSYSEWPNQNAPVIILIHGSRDHSRSWDALATALHPAHHVIAPDLRGHGDSAWSQDGRYDFAAYLSDLSVLARELGLGPHRQAVLIGHSLGAHIALRFCAVYPDMVRRVVAIEAVGAPPEILARRSGQPIAQAIRDWLEERHVASQGTHRDFPVVSDAIERMRTRHAFLTPGQAEHLTRHGLRQVGNSGWQWKHDPYLAVWPFPDITPDEAQALWRRISCPTLLIYGDLSWPSPTPADLLRQIPDVREVRLANSGHWPHHDAFDACCAAIETFLSG; from the coding sequence ATGCGCGTAAAATCCAGCTCTCCGGCTTCCCTCTCCGCCCGCTCATCCGCAATCGCCCCGCCGGTCAGGCGCAGCTTCCTCAATGCCCGCATGCCGCTCAGCTACAGCGAATGGCCGAATCAGAACGCGCCGGTCATCATCCTGATCCATGGCAGCCGCGACCACAGCCGGAGCTGGGATGCGCTGGCGACTGCGCTTCATCCGGCGCATCATGTCATCGCTCCCGACCTTCGCGGCCATGGCGACAGCGCATGGTCGCAGGATGGCCGCTATGACTTCGCCGCCTATCTCTCGGATCTTTCCGTCCTGGCGCGCGAACTTGGCCTTGGCCCGCACCGCCAGGCGGTGTTGATCGGCCATTCCCTGGGCGCCCACATCGCGCTGCGCTTTTGCGCGGTTTATCCCGACATGGTGCGCCGGGTCGTCGCGATAGAGGCTGTCGGCGCACCGCCAGAGATCCTCGCACGCCGGTCGGGCCAGCCCATCGCGCAGGCCATCCGCGACTGGCTGGAGGAACGGCATGTCGCATCGCAGGGGACGCACCGGGATTTCCCGGTCGTATCCGACGCGATTGAACGGATGCGCACGCGCCACGCCTTCCTTACACCCGGTCAGGCGGAACATCTGACCCGGCACGGCCTGAGGCAGGTGGGCAATAGTGGCTGGCAATGGAAACATGACCCCTATCTTGCCGTATGGCCCTTTCCCGATATCACGCCCGATGAAGCCCAGGCATTGTGGCGGCGCATTTCCTGCCCCACCCTGTTGATCTATGGCGATCTAAGCTGGCCGTCCCCGACGCCCGCCGACCTTCTTCGCCAAATCCCCGATGTCCGGGAAGTCCGGCTCGCAAACAGCGGACACTGGCCGCATCATGATGCATTCGACGCATGTTGCGCAGCCATCGAAACCTTCCTTTCGGGCTGA
- a CDS encoding isochorismatase family protein codes for MHPYPPGPSNQGATGHFHIRGAPAESVEKLRPQPQDFPVARSSGLIGFHGTALDAMLRRMTIETVVITGVSTNVAVAGCAMAATDPACQVVAAKDCFAADEIVGMP; via the coding sequence TTGCACCCCTATCCGCCGGGGCCATCGAACCAAGGGGCAACCGGGCATTTCCATATCCGCGGAGCGCCAGCGGAGAGCGTCGAGAAACTCAGGCCGCAGCCCCAGGATTTCCCGGTCGCGCGCAGTTCGGGGCTGATCGGCTTTCACGGCACGGCGCTCGACGCGATGCTGCGCCGCATGACCATCGAAACCGTCGTCATCACCGGGGTTTCTACGAATGTCGCCGTTGCCGGTTGCGCCATGGCCGCCACCGATCCGGCCTGTCAGGTCGTCGCCGCCAAAGATTGCTTCGCCGCCGACGAAATCGTCGGCATGCCCTGA